From Mastacembelus armatus chromosome 13, fMasArm1.2, whole genome shotgun sequence, one genomic window encodes:
- the LOC113144927 gene encoding olfactory receptor 4M1-like → MINSTQISYFTLAAYFDTGVFKYLLFTLILSLYVFIVCANLLLIVVICMNRSLHEPMYILMCSLFVNGLYGSTWLFPFLMIQIFLDSHIVSASVCFLQIFCVHSYGAVEYLNLAFMSYDRYLAICDPLHYNTRMTYNKVAMFIFLTWFYPCFAMIVLLSLALPLQLCGNIIYKVYCDTYSVVKLACSNTSLINIYGLIATFSTIVGCLLSIMYTYMRILQVCLSGSEQTRQKAVSTCTPHLAALLNFSVGACFEIIQSRYNMSGVPNMLRIFLSLYFLTCPPLFNPVMYGLKMSKIRNICKSLISKVDTSN, encoded by the coding sequence ATGATAAACTCAACAcaaatttcatatttcacacttGCAGCCTACTTTGATACAGGGGTTTTTAAATACTTACTTTTTACGTTAATTTTgtctttatatgtttttattgtttgtgccAATTTATTGCTGATTGTAGTGATCTGTATGAACAGAAGCTTACATGAGCCCATGTACATTTTAATGTGCAGCCTGTTTGTAAATGGACTGTATGGTAGTACATGGTTGTTTCCATTCCTTATGATTCAGATCTTTTTAGACAGTCACATTGTTTCTGCTTCAGTTTGTTTCCTGCAGATTTTCTGTGTTCACTCTTATGGAGCTGTAGAATATTTAAACTTAGCCTTCATGTCTTATGACCGATACCTTGCTATCTGTGATCCCTTACATTATAACACACGTATGACGTATAACAAGGTtgccatgtttatttttctaacatgGTTTTATCCTTGCTTTGCAATGATAGTTTTGCTGTCTTTGGCTTTACCTTTACAGCTGTGTGGGAACATCATTTACAAAGTTTACTGTGATACCTATTCTGTTGTCAAGCTTGCTTGCTCTAACACCAGTTTAATTAACATTTATGGTCTCATCGCTACTTTTAGCACAATTGTTGGCTGTTTACTTTCAATCATGTACACATACATGAGGATTCTTCAGGTGTGTCTTTCTGGTTCAGAACAGACCAGACAGAAAGCTGTCAGTACCTGCACACCTCACCTTGCTGCCCTTCTGAATTTTTCTGTCGGGGCTTGCTTTGAAATAATACAGAGTAGATATAATATGAGCGGTGTACCAAATATGTTACgaatttttttatcattatacTTTCTTACATGCCCCCCGCTCTTCAATCCTGTAATGTACGGCctgaaaatgtccaaaatcCGTAACATATGTAAAAGTCTGATTTCGAAAGTGGACACTTCAAATTAA
- the LOC113144919 gene encoding olfactory receptor 4D1-like, with protein MINSTQISYFTLAAYFDTGVFKYLLFTLILSLYVFIVCANLLLIVVICMNRSLHEPMYILMCSLFVNGLYGSTWLFPFLMIQIFLDSHIVSASVCFLQIFCVYSYGAVEYLNLAFMSYDRYLAICDPLHYNTRMTYNKVAMFIFLTWFYPCLGVLVLLSLALPLQLCGNIIYKVYCDIHSVTKLACFSTSLINIYGLMITFSTIVGCLLSIMYTYMRILQVCLSGSEQTRQKAVSTCTPHLAALLNFSVGACFEIIQSRYNMSGVPNMLRIFLSLYFLTCPPLFNPVMYGLKMSKIRNICKSLISKVDTSN; from the coding sequence ATGATAAACTCAACAcaaatttcatatttcacacttGCAGCCTACTTTGATACAGGGGTTTTTAAATACTTACTTTTTACGTTAATTTTgtctttatatgtttttattgtttgtgccAATTTATTGCTGATTGTAGTGATCTGTATGAACAGAAGCTTACATGAGCCCATGTACATTTTAATGTGCAGCCTGTTTGTAAATGGACTGTATGGTAGTACATGGTTGTTTCCATTCCTTATGATTCAGATCTTTTTAGACAGTCACATTGTTtctgcttcagtttgttttctgcagattttctgtgtttactcTTATGGAGCTGTAGAATATTTAAACTTAGCTTTCATGTCTTATGACCGATACCTTGCTATCTGTGATCCCTTACATTATAACACACGTATGACATATAACAAGGTtgccatgtttatttttctaacatgGTTTTACCCTTGCCTTGGAGTGTTAGTTTTGCTGTCTTTGGCTTTACCTTTACAGCTGTGTGGGAACATCATTTACAAAGTTTACTGCGATATCCACTCTGTTACCAAGCTTGCTTGCTTTAGTACCAGTTTAATTAACATTTATGGTCTCATGATTACTTTTAGCACAATTGTTGGCTGTTTACTTTCAATCATGTACACATACATGAGGATTCTTCAGGTGTGTCTTTCTGGTTCAGAACAGACCAGACAGAAAGCTGTCAGTACCTGCACACCTCACCTTGCTGCCCTTCTGAATTTTTCTGTCGGGGCTTGCTTTGAAATAATACAGAGTAGATATAATATGAGCGGTGTACCAAATATGTTACgaatttttttatcattatacTTTCTTACATGCCCCCCGCTCTTCAATCCTGTAATGTACGGCctgaaaatgtccaaaatcCGTAACATATGTAAAAGTCTGATTTCGAAAGTGGACACTTCAAATTAA